The genomic stretch TATGCTGGGCCCAAGCATTTGAAAGTTTCCTGAAAATATTTTTAGTCACTGTTCGCCCTTTAGATATAGAAACTAGGCTCCCGATAGACGAGTACTATGATGTATTCTTTAATATGCATCTGATCTTCGGATTGTCTTTCCAGCTTCCGGTGATCATGGTTTTACTCGCGGCCGTTGGAATATTAAAACTTTCTTTTTTACTCAAACATTGGAGAGAAGCATTCATAGGAATCGCATTTGCAGCGGCAGTCTTGTCCCCTGGACCGGACGTAATCTCCATGTTGATGTTATTCGTTCCACTACTTGTCTTGTTTGCGATTTCGTTGGTGCTCATCGCAATCATAGAGAGGAAATGAGTTGTTTCCGAATATCCAGTCCAAGCATAAATTAGCATTCGCTTCTTTTACTGCTTCTTTCGTATTATTTTTATCTTATCTACTTTTAGATGATTTTCTTTTTGGAGAAGAGATCAGAAAAGAATTAAGAGCATTCGTTTGGATCCGCCTAAGTGTCGGACTTTTCTTTTCTGTTATACTTGGAATACTCACCTATTATCTTTTAAATTTAAGTTTTAAATCTCTCAAATCTATTTCCCAACTTTTACAGAACTGGACGCAAGATGTGTATGAGGATTCGGGAGAAATTGAAAGAGAAGACGAATTAGGTGAACTTGCTAGACATTTCCGGATCGCTCTTTATCAGAAAAAGACCAAAGAAGAAACCGTTTCCCAGGAATCCTTAAACAAAAAGGAAAGAGAGCTCTCCGACCAGATCCAGAAATTTTTCCATAAGATTAGGCTTCATAAGATCAAAAATCTGGACATTACCGTATTTCCTCGCTCTAGCGACAGTGGGGATTCAGATTATGCAAATATCATTCCCACCGCTGACGGCTGTTTTGGAGTATTAGCAGGTTTCCCGAACCATGGAGCAATTGAGTCTTCTCTTAAGGCAAGATTAGAAGGTATGATCTCTCTCGCTCAAGAAACCACCGGCTTAAGAGGAGAAGATCTACTCTATAAAATGGATCGTGCACTCAGATCCACGCCGATCTCTTATCTAAACCTAACACTTTTCTATTTAGAGACCAGGAACGGAGAAGCCGGTATTTTACAGTTCCAAAAACTTCCTGCTCTCGTCCACCAGAGCGGTAAAACGACCACATTACCGATCTCTAAACAAGTATTTTATGATTTTAGAAGTACTACAAGGGATGTTAAAAAGATAAAAGTCAGACCTGGAGAATATTTAGTATTCCTAAGCGATAGACTGACTGAACTAACAAGCTCCGCTGGTGTAGCCCCACTTCTCATCCAACTCCAAAACTGGAGTTCGGGAAGAGAATATAAGAACTCCAGAGAACTCACTTTGGACTTCGGTAGATTTTTAGAAATGGAATCGGGCAAAAAGGGACTTTCTAAGGCGGCTATTTTGACCGTTGGCAGAGTCAGGGATTAAAGACACAAAGGAAAAAAGAGATACAGTGTTTTTGTCACACAGAGGCACAAAGCCTCTGAGATTATAAATCTCGGCTAAAATAGACTTTAAAATTTGAAAACTCTCTGTGACTCCCGTGTCTCTGTGTGAAAACCGCTCCGTGGCTCAAAGTAAACTTCGTGATCTCTATGTGAACCTTGCGATCGACCACAGACTAATATTCATTTTTCAGAATAGATCTAAAAATATAAAACAAAGCGTATCCTTTCTTGTCTAACTAGGGAAATTTTCAGACTGAAAATTTCCGAATTTCCTTCCACTTGAAGTTCATACAATATTTAATCCAAAACGAGGAACAAAATGATCCCATCAAAAGGTTATGCTGCCGCCGTTTCAAAGGCTCCTTTGGCACCTTTTCAATTTGATAGAAGAGACGCTAAAGACGAAGATGTAGTCATCGATATTCAATACTGTGGTATTTGTCATTCGGATATACACCAAGCAAGAGACGAATGGGGAGGATCCATTTTCCCCATGGTCCCAGGACATGAGATAACAGGTGTTGTATCGAAAGTCGGCGCAAAAGTTACAAAGTTTAAAGTAGGTGATAAGGTAGGAGTCGGATGTTTCGTAGACTCTTGCAGAGAATGCGAACAATGCAAAGCAGGTTTGGAACAATTCTGCGAAACAGGAATGAGCGCCACTTATAATGGAAGAGAACAGGATAGAAAGACTCCAACGTATGGCGGATATTCTAATAAGATCGTAGTGGATCAGAACTATGTATTAAGAATTCCTGATAATCTTCCTCTCGATGCAGCGGCTCCCCTACTTTGCGCCGGGATTACTTTATATTCACCTCTTGCTCATTGGAAAGCAGGCCCAGGTAAAAAAGTAGCGATCATCGGTCTTGGTGGACTTGGCCATATGGGTGTTAAGATCGCTCACGCATTAGGTGCAGAAGTTACTGTACTCAGCCAATCCAATAAAAAGGAAGCAGATGCAAAACGTTTAGGCGCAGATCATTTTTATGCTACTTCAGAAAAAAGCACATTCGCCAAGTTAAGAGGACGTTTTGATCTGATCATCAATACCGTTTCTATGCCTATGGACTGGAACGCTTATCTCAGTTTATTGAGAATAGATGGTTCTATGGTAGTTGTAGGTGTTCCGGATGAGCAAGTGCCAATCGGAGCATTCTCTCTGATTGCCGGTCGTAAAAGTCTTGCCGGCTCTCTAATCGGTGGAATCGCAGAAACCCAAGAGATGTTGGATTTTTGCGGAAAGCATAATATCACCAGCGATATTGAATTGATCCCGATCCAAAAAGTAAATGAGGCTTATGAAAGAGTCGTTAAAAGCGATGTGCGTTACAGATTTGTGATAGATATCGCTAGTTTGAATTAAAGGGTACTGAAAACTAGAGGAAAAGATTTATAGAATTCTTTGCTCATAAAAAAATCTATGTGCAAAGAATTCTGATCAAATTATAAAAGAATTAGGATTAAATCTCCTAATCCCCTATACATTTTAATGCTGTTCTACAGCGATGATTTCTTGGCTCAATTTATTAGCTATAAATTTGCCGTAAGCTTGGCCATAGTTTCTAAATAGATCACCTTGGATATCATCATCAAAAGAAGTATAGAAAAAGCCTGCGATTAAGGAGGTTACTCCTAATGTTAAGAGCCAGTCTACTCCTTCTACCCAGGTTCTACCTATATCCGATTGGTTAATCTTATAGTTAACTGGAATGACTCCTTGTTTTAATACCTGATTATTCGATTTTTTGATACTGTAATTGGTATCTAAATTTGCATAATACTTATAACCATTCCAACCTGGCATAAAGATATATACACCCGGCCAGCTAATGAAGTAGTTCGCAATTGAACCGTCGTATTTTACAATCGGGGAAACTTCTATTATTAAATCCGCTTTTGTTGCCGGATTATATGGGAATAATATTTCGAAATTACCGGTCGCGCGAAGTGCGATTACGACTTCCTCGATGTGTTTTTCTTCTATCTGATTCCTAGCTTGTACTTGAATTCCGATGCGGTGTTTTTTTACGCCTGCAGAATAGCTAGCATAATAATCGTTTATATTCTGGACTTTTAACGCATAAGTACATGAGCTAAATGCCCACAATAATAGTAATAGTAAACTTGCTTTTTTCATAGTCTCCTGTCTGTGATATAAAAGAACGCAAAAATAGGCACATTTTCGAATTCTTGTTTAGCCTGAATTATTTCCATCAAGCATTCATCCAACATGCCATAAATTGCATGAAGTGACTCTGTAATGACGGATTTTTCAAACATAAAAATAGACACGTTATGAGCAATGATTATATATACGAGAGTATGGAATTTTAATTATAGAAGATATCCCTATGGGGACAAACCGGACAAATATCCGGAGAATCCCTCAAAATAGTAGTGAAGTTAAGTGTCTTTTAAGCGATTTTTGGTTCTTTTTTCAGAACTAATTTTGGAGGTTTGGTTCCACTGACCGCATCTTCTGTAATAATCACTTCTTCTACGTCTTTGCGAGAAGGAATTTCATACATCAGATCCAGCATCAGATTTTCTACGATAGCACGTAGTCCTCTGGCACCGGACTCTCTTTCGATAGCAAGCTGAGCGATTTTGTCAATCGCACCTTCTTCGAAAGAAAGTTTTACATTTTCCATTTCTAGGATCTTAGTGTATTGGCGTAAAATTGCATTTTTAGGCTCTCTGAAAATACGTTTGAGCATTTCTACACTCAAATCTTGTAGAGTTGCGATCACAGGCATACGACCTATAAATTCAGGGATCAATCCGAATTTCATCAAGTCTTCTGGGATTACTCGAGCTAGAATCTCACCTTTGCTCTCATCTCTTAAGATCTTGCCGTCTTTTTCGTCGCTGCCGAATCCGATCGTTTTTACACCGGTTCTGGTTTTGATGATATTATCCAGGTCAACGAATGCTCCACCTAGAATGAATAGAATATTTTTCGTATCTACTTGCAGATATTCTTGGTGAGGATGTTTTCTTCCACCCTGAGGAGGAACGTTTGCAACGGTTCCTTCTATAATTTTTAAAAGAGCTTGTTGTACACCTTCTCCGCTCACGTCTCTTGTGATGGATGCGCTGTCCGATTTGCGAGCGATCTTATCTACTTCGTCTATGTAGATGATCCCGATCTCGGCCTTTTTGATATCATTGTCCGCATTCTGGATCAATTTGAGGATGATATTTTCCACATCCTCCCCTACGTATCCGGCCTCGGTGAGCGCGGTTGCGTCTACGATCGCAAACGGAACTTTAATAATCTTTGCAAGTGTTTGAGCTAATAAAGTTTTTCCGGAACCTGTAGGTCCTATCAGAAGAATATTCGATTTTTCTAATTCGATATCTGCTTTTTTGTCTTTGAGATAAATTCTTTTGTAGTGATTATAAACCGCAACGGACAAAGCTTTTTTAGCATGGTCTTGTCCGATTACGTATTGGTCTAGGATCGCTTTGATAGCGGCAGGATTAGGGACTTCTCCCAAAAGTTCTGTGCGTTCTTTTTCCTGCTCAGGTTCTTCTGCAATGATCTCATTACAGAGAGAGATACACTCGTCGCAAATATAAACACCTGGACCAGCAACCAGTCGTTTTACGGAGTCTTGTTCCTTTCCGCAGAACGAACAAAATAATTTTTGTTTATTATTGGTTCCGGTCGGTTTTTTTGCCACGGGATCCCCCTATCAGTTCTTTTGACGCTCTATAGAAATTACGGAATCAATGATCCCGTATTTTTGGGCTTCTTCCGGAGTCATGTAAAGATCCCTTTCGGTATCTTTTTGAACTTCTTCGATTGTTTTGCCCGTATGTTTAGAGTACAACCCGTTCAGCACTTGTTTCAGTTTCAGAACTTCCTTCGCTTGGATAGCGATATCGGAAGCCTGGCCTGTTGCTCCGCCTGTGGGTTGGTGCATCATGATCCTAGAATGAGGAAGAGCTGATCTTTTGCCCTTTGCCCCGCCTGCCAGAAGAAGTGCCGCCATAGAAGAAGCCTGACCAATACAAAGTGTACGAACGTCGGCCTTAATATACTGCATAGTATCATAAATGGCAAGCCCGGAAGATACATATCCGCCCGGGGAATTTAGATATAAATAGATGTCTCTGTCCGGATTTTCCGCGTCCAGGAACAGTAGTTGGGCGATGATTACGTTCGCGTAATCGTCAGAAATTGCGTCACCTAGAAAGATAATTCTGTCCTTTAAGAGGCGGGAAAATACGTCATACCGCATTTCTCCGCGACCGGTTTGCTCTATAACTGTAGGAATTATTGCCATACTTCTCCAGTTTCCTTATTAGAAAGGAATTCCTTTAGCTGACGGATACTCATCTTCTCGTTGTATTTCTTTTCTACAAGCTGGAAGAGGGTATCGTCTATCTTTTTTGCTAAAAAATTGTCCCGGTAAGATTCCAGAAGTTTACCTTTTTCCAATTCTTTTTTAAAATCGGCGTCTGGCATACCGTATCTTGAGGCAAGGGTAGAGATTTCCCGGTCGAAATCCTCGTCCGTCAAAACAATATTTTCGGTGGAAGCGAGTTTCTGTCTGGAGAAATACCCTTTCAGTCTATTTTCGGCTATGGTTTTAAAGGAATCCCGTACTTCTTCTAAAGGTTTTCCTACCATTTCTGCGTATTTTTCGATACTTGGGATCTGTTCTTTAGGAATTCTGGCCTGGCCCCTTCCTAAAACATCTTGCATCATATTCTGATACACATGCTCTGATTCTTCGGTAAGATAAGAGTCAGGGAAAATAAACTTGGAATCTGCAACCAGTTCCTTATAGATCTCTTCCATCTTCTTGGATTTTACCGCTTCGGTATAATTCTTTTGTAGATCGGTTTTGACCTTATCTTTCAAAACTTGTAAAGAAGAAGAACCATCGTATTCGCTGGCAAGATCATCGTCCAATTCAGGAAGAACTTCTTTATAAATCGCCTTTAAGGTCATGGCGAATTCCATCTTCTTGCCGGCCAGATCTTCTCTAGGATAATCGCTTGGATACGTATAGAAGAAGTTCTTAGTTTCTCCGGTCTTGATCCCGAACAGATTATCGTCGAAACCAGGAAGATTATTCGGTTCTCCTAATTTATAATCGCTTGAACCGTTTTTAGCGTTCTTAGGCTCCTGCCCTTCTTCCTTCACTTCGAATTCCATATCTACGATATCGCCGTTCTCGGCTCCTTCGACTGGTTCTCTAAGAAGTTTTCTGGCAAGTTGTTTACGAACGAACTGAAGTTCTTCGGTGATATCCTCGTCGGTCACCTGTACTTCAGGAAGTTTAATCTTGATCTTTTTGTATTTCCCTAAGGAAACTTCCGGATCAGTATCATAGACCGCAGTTGCCACTAAACTTTTTTCGGGAACATAGTCCTCGACTGTAAATTTAGGGAAACGGACAATCTTGTGTTCCAGTTTTCCTGCAAGTTCGCTGACGGTCTCTAATAGTAGAAGATTGATTGCGTCGTTTGCTACCGAGTCTCCCAAATGGCGTTTTACCATTTCGATCGGTGCCTTGCCGGGACGGAAGCCCGGGATTTTGAGATCCTTTTGTTTTTCTTTATAAGTCTTTTCGAACGCCTTTTCCAGATCGTTCTTATCAAAGGTTAACTTAAGGTCTACGGATGCGTTTTGATTTTTTTTTGTCTTGAATTCCATGGTCTCAGAAGACAGAAGGCGGAGGACTTCTGTAAGCGGGAAACGGGATTCGAACCCGCGACCCCCTCCTTGGCAAGGAGGTGCTCTACCACTGAGCTATTCCCGCATGGTTGGTAGAACCATGATTTCTCTCTCAGGGCCCATGTAAATCGGTTTTTGACCTGAAACTTAGGACTTTGGAGCCCTCAGATCCTCTGGAGAATTCAGGTTAATAAATGAAAATTTTTCATCTTCCGAAACTTCCAAAAGGTAAGGATTTCCCCTTTCGATCAGAACTTTAGGAGAAAAGGAATTTAAGGCCCCTTTTTCGAATTCTTGGAATAAAAACCTGAGATACTCGGAAGAATAAAGACCGCATAACGGTTCAATTCCTTCTTCGGTTCGGTAAAAAATCCCCGAACCGACCATTTCTTTTTTAGAATATAACCTAGCTAAGGTTTTGATCCTCATGTAGGGAATATCAACGGCTAAAACCAAAAAGTTTCGAATATTAGGATCGTCTTGGAAAAGAAGAAAAGAACTAAAAATCCCCTGAAGAGGACCTTGCAGATTTGAGATAGAGTCAGATATCAGGTATTCATTTTCTATATGTTTAGAATATTCTTCTCTTTGCTCTTCTCGAATGGAAACACGTACATTTTTGCATAAGAATTTTAGTTTTTTATAAGATTCTAATAGAAAGAACTTTTGGCTTTTTAAGGATAAGAAGGATTTATCCCTTCCCATTCTGGAACTTTTTCCACCTGCAAGTACGATCCCTACCGTATCAATGGCTCTCATGTACGCAGCCCTTCGACCACTGGGAAGAACCGTCACTATAAAATTCCTTTTTCCAGATCGGAACCTCGTGTTTTACCCTATCTATGATATAACGATTGGACTCGTAAGCCTCTGCCCTATGCATGGATCCGGTTTCGACTATAACCGCGATCTCTGATATTTCCAGTTTTCCGATTCTATGTATGCAGTTTGCATGAAGAAGGTCCCATTTTTTGCGAGCGTCAGCAAGAATACTCGAAATCATCTCGTTTGCCATAGGAGCATACGCCTCATATTCTAAGTGAGTGACCTTCTTCCCCTCGTTTAGATTTCGTACAATCCCAGAAAATACAACAAAACCTCCTATCTCAGGAATATCAGGCATCTGGGAAGAAACAAAAATAGGAGAAGAGGAAATATGAGAATACGTTTCTAATACGGACATATCAACCGCCACTGGAAGGAGGAAGTACTGCGACTACCGAACCTTCCCTCAGAACAAAATTATCACCTACGATAGTTTGGTTCACTGCAAATCTGCTGACTTTCAAAATGGATTCAGAACCTGGATTCGTATGAGTAAGAATATTACGTAGATGTAAAATAGAATCTCCTTCAGAGACTTCTATTTTTTTAAGATCCGGAAAATGATCTTTGACTGCGGCAAAAAACAAAAGTTGAATATCCATCTATCCGCCTATGTATTTCATTGAGAGTTCACTTCCGGTAAACTCGTTTTTTTTGGTTTTCATTGCCTGATCTAAGGAATGTTCTAACTCGGATTCATTTTCCGAAACCGGAAAAGAACGGAAATCGCTCAAACAACCGTAAATTTTTCCCAAATGGTCCATTCTCAGTCGATTACAACCGTCACAAAATGGTTCCGTATGATTTGCGATGATCCCGAATCTATAATTTTCAGAAGTGCGATAATATTTTGCAGTGGACTCGATAGGAGTATTCTCCGATTCAAAATCGAATTCTTGGCCAAGTTCCTCTTTGATCTTTGCTGCGGAGAAAAATAACTCGGAATGTTTTGCCCTAAGAGGTCCCATCTTCATAAGTTCCAAGTACCGGATCGGAAGATTTCTTTCACCTGCCCAGCGGAGAATAGGACGGATCTGTTCTTCATTATAACCTTTTAATACAGTACAATTCAGTTTTACTTCCAATCCTTCTCCGATTGCTTCTTCTATCCTATTTAATAAACGAATTACCGGAAGATTTTTGCCTGAGATCAAAGAGAAGGATTCCTGGGAAAGTGAATCCAAGGAAAAATTCATTCTGTCTAGACCTGCAAGTTTTAGATCTCGGATAAGACCGTCTCTAAAAAATCCATTAGAGGTAAGTGCGATGTTCGGGATCTTCTCCTCTTTTGCGACTTGGACCAATTTTGGAAGATCTTTATGAAGAGTCGGCTCTCCACCGGTCAAATGGATCTCTTTAAGTAAAATTTTACGAGAAAGAAGAAGAATGTTTTTACGAAGAAGTTCCGCGCTTAAAAAAGAACCATGCGCACCTTCTCCATTTAAGGCTGTACCAGGAGCGCAGTACACGCAGCCGAATCCGCAAGAGGATGTAACACTCACTCTAAGTACCTCGAATTTTCGACCGTAGGCGTCCACGATGTCCAAGCTTACCATACCCGGACACTTATGAAAGCCAATTAAAAAGTCTTGTCGGACCTGCGAAAATATAAGATCCTTTCCTTAGATGAGTCCGGAACAGAAGAAGTATTTTTCCAGACAAACTAAATTGCCATTTTTAGGAGAATCCGGTCAAAAGGCACTTCTCCAAAAATCAGCATTGGTAATCGGTCTCGGAGGTCTAGGCTCCCCTGCTTCTTTGCATTTAGCAACAGCCGGTGTGGGAAAACTAGGTCTTTGGGATTTTGATACTGTAGAACTGAGTAATCTACATAGACAAACCGCATTCACTCTTTCCGATATCGGTAAGAAAAAAACGGATACAACCAAGGAATATATACAAGCTCGGGTCCCGGGCATCCAAATAGAGACATTCACTGAAATTTTTTCAGAAAAGATCGATCCGAGTATATTCGAAAATTGGGATATTATTCTGGATTGTACAGACCAGATCCAGGCTAAATATACGATCAATCGATTCTGCATCCAAACCCAAAGACCTTTAGTCACTGCTTCCGTTTTTAGGACAAGCGCACAAGTAGCGATCTTCTCTCCTCAAGGAAAACCTTGTTATAAATGTTTGTATCCAAATTTAGAAGGATCCGAACTTCTTTCCTGCGAAGACGGAGGAGTTTTAGGAGTCCAGACTGCGATTGCAGGATTATACCAGGCATCCTTCGCTATTCAATACTTACTTTTTCCGGAAAAATCCCCCACTCATTCTACATTCCAATTAGAATGGGAGTCCCCATTATTGTATGAAACATTTCTGAAAGCGGATCCGAATTGTACTGAATGTGGTTCCGGCAAAAGAGAAGAACTGACATTTCAAGACGAAATCGATCTTTCTTATTGGAAAGAATGGAAGAAGGACCCGAAATATATTTTGTTAGATGTAAGAGAATCGGAAGAGAGAAAAGAAAGTCCGATCGAAAATTCGATCTTCTCTCCACTTTCTGAACTTTCTTTAGATACCGCATTCGGTTTTTCTAAAGAAAAGATCTATATTACAATTTGTGAATCAGGAATACGATCCAAAAAGGCGGTAAAAATTCTCAAAGAAGCAGGGC from Leptospira neocaledonica encodes the following:
- the rktP gene encoding Arg-Lys translocation region protein phosphatase RktP gives rise to the protein MFPNIQSKHKLAFASFTASFVLFLSYLLLDDFLFGEEIRKELRAFVWIRLSVGLFFSVILGILTYYLLNLSFKSLKSISQLLQNWTQDVYEDSGEIEREDELGELARHFRIALYQKKTKEETVSQESLNKKERELSDQIQKFFHKIRLHKIKNLDITVFPRSSDSGDSDYANIIPTADGCFGVLAGFPNHGAIESSLKARLEGMISLAQETTGLRGEDLLYKMDRALRSTPISYLNLTLFYLETRNGEAGILQFQKLPALVHQSGKTTTLPISKQVFYDFRSTTRDVKKIKVRPGEYLVFLSDRLTELTSSAGVAPLLIQLQNWSSGREYKNSRELTLDFGRFLEMESGKKGLSKAAILTVGRVRD
- a CDS encoding NAD(P)-dependent alcohol dehydrogenase produces the protein MIPSKGYAAAVSKAPLAPFQFDRRDAKDEDVVIDIQYCGICHSDIHQARDEWGGSIFPMVPGHEITGVVSKVGAKVTKFKVGDKVGVGCFVDSCRECEQCKAGLEQFCETGMSATYNGREQDRKTPTYGGYSNKIVVDQNYVLRIPDNLPLDAAAPLLCAGITLYSPLAHWKAGPGKKVAIIGLGGLGHMGVKIAHALGAEVTVLSQSNKKEADAKRLGADHFYATSEKSTFAKLRGRFDLIINTVSMPMDWNAYLSLLRIDGSMVVVGVPDEQVPIGAFSLIAGRKSLAGSLIGGIAETQEMLDFCGKHNITSDIELIPIQKVNEAYERVVKSDVRYRFVIDIASLN
- the clpX gene encoding ATP-dependent Clp protease ATP-binding subunit ClpX — translated: MAKKPTGTNNKQKLFCSFCGKEQDSVKRLVAGPGVYICDECISLCNEIIAEEPEQEKERTELLGEVPNPAAIKAILDQYVIGQDHAKKALSVAVYNHYKRIYLKDKKADIELEKSNILLIGPTGSGKTLLAQTLAKIIKVPFAIVDATALTEAGYVGEDVENIILKLIQNADNDIKKAEIGIIYIDEVDKIARKSDSASITRDVSGEGVQQALLKIIEGTVANVPPQGGRKHPHQEYLQVDTKNILFILGGAFVDLDNIIKTRTGVKTIGFGSDEKDGKILRDESKGEILARVIPEDLMKFGLIPEFIGRMPVIATLQDLSVEMLKRIFREPKNAILRQYTKILEMENVKLSFEEGAIDKIAQLAIERESGARGLRAIVENLMLDLMYEIPSRKDVEEVIITEDAVSGTKPPKLVLKKEPKIA
- the clpP gene encoding ATP-dependent Clp endopeptidase proteolytic subunit ClpP; this translates as MAIIPTVIEQTGRGEMRYDVFSRLLKDRIIFLGDAISDDYANVIIAQLLFLDAENPDRDIYLYLNSPGGYVSSGLAIYDTMQYIKADVRTLCIGQASSMAALLLAGGAKGKRSALPHSRIMMHQPTGGATGQASDIAIQAKEVLKLKQVLNGLYSKHTGKTIEEVQKDTERDLYMTPEEAQKYGIIDSVISIERQKN
- the tig gene encoding trigger factor is translated as MEFKTKKNQNASVDLKLTFDKNDLEKAFEKTYKEKQKDLKIPGFRPGKAPIEMVKRHLGDSVANDAINLLLLETVSELAGKLEHKIVRFPKFTVEDYVPEKSLVATAVYDTDPEVSLGKYKKIKIKLPEVQVTDEDITEELQFVRKQLARKLLREPVEGAENGDIVDMEFEVKEEGQEPKNAKNGSSDYKLGEPNNLPGFDDNLFGIKTGETKNFFYTYPSDYPREDLAGKKMEFAMTLKAIYKEVLPELDDDLASEYDGSSSLQVLKDKVKTDLQKNYTEAVKSKKMEEIYKELVADSKFIFPDSYLTEESEHVYQNMMQDVLGRGQARIPKEQIPSIEKYAEMVGKPLEEVRDSFKTIAENRLKGYFSRQKLASTENIVLTDEDFDREISTLASRYGMPDADFKKELEKGKLLESYRDNFLAKKIDDTLFQLVEKKYNEKMSIRQLKEFLSNKETGEVWQ
- a CDS encoding molybdenum cofactor guanylyltransferase, with the translated sequence MRAIDTVGIVLAGGKSSRMGRDKSFLSLKSQKFFLLESYKKLKFLCKNVRVSIREEQREEYSKHIENEYLISDSISNLQGPLQGIFSSFLLFQDDPNIRNFLVLAVDIPYMRIKTLARLYSKKEMVGSGIFYRTEEGIEPLCGLYSSEYLRFLFQEFEKGALNSFSPKVLIERGNPYLLEVSEDEKFSFINLNSPEDLRAPKS
- a CDS encoding molybdenum cofactor biosynthesis protein MoaE, whose amino-acid sequence is MSVLETYSHISSSPIFVSSQMPDIPEIGGFVVFSGIVRNLNEGKKVTHLEYEAYAPMANEMISSILADARKKWDLLHANCIHRIGKLEISEIAVIVETGSMHRAEAYESNRYIIDRVKHEVPIWKKEFYSDGSSQWSKGCVHESH
- a CDS encoding MoaD/ThiS family protein, translated to MDIQLLFFAAVKDHFPDLKKIEVSEGDSILHLRNILTHTNPGSESILKVSRFAVNQTIVGDNFVLREGSVVAVLPPSSGG
- a CDS encoding radical SAM protein, whose translation is MDIVDAYGRKFEVLRVSVTSSCGFGCVYCAPGTALNGEGAHGSFLSAELLRKNILLLSRKILLKEIHLTGGEPTLHKDLPKLVQVAKEEKIPNIALTSNGFFRDGLIRDLKLAGLDRMNFSLDSLSQESFSLISGKNLPVIRLLNRIEEAIGEGLEVKLNCTVLKGYNEEQIRPILRWAGERNLPIRYLELMKMGPLRAKHSELFFSAAKIKEELGQEFDFESENTPIESTAKYYRTSENYRFGIIANHTEPFCDGCNRLRMDHLGKIYGCLSDFRSFPVSENESELEHSLDQAMKTKKNEFTGSELSMKYIGG
- a CDS encoding HesA/MoeB/ThiF family protein, producing MSPEQKKYFSRQTKLPFLGESGQKALLQKSALVIGLGGLGSPASLHLATAGVGKLGLWDFDTVELSNLHRQTAFTLSDIGKKKTDTTKEYIQARVPGIQIETFTEIFSEKIDPSIFENWDIILDCTDQIQAKYTINRFCIQTQRPLVTASVFRTSAQVAIFSPQGKPCYKCLYPNLEGSELLSCEDGGVLGVQTAIAGLYQASFAIQYLLFPEKSPTHSTFQLEWESPLLYETFLKADPNCTECGSGKREELTFQDEIDLSYWKEWKKDPKYILLDVRESEERKESPIENSIFSPLSELSLDTAFGFSKEKIYITICESGIRSKKAVKILKEAGLTAYSLQGGRKILALEEIL